One Comamonas sp. 26 genomic region harbors:
- a CDS encoding cytochrome c yields MKLLASLLTAVIFAAPAFPAFSAGETPVKADAAKGQASYGAVCASCHAADGNSTIPLQPKLAGQHPEYLVKQLREFKDGKRNDPVMKGFAASLSDGDMKNISAWLHTQAPKNGFSKDKDSIALGERIYRGGIQERQVAACAGCHSPNGAGIPAQYPRLSGQHADYTVKTLIAFREGQRTNSIPMVQVAAKLNDREIKAVADYIAGLR; encoded by the coding sequence ATGAAGTTGCTTGCCTCTTTGCTGACTGCTGTTATTTTCGCAGCACCTGCCTTTCCTGCATTTTCTGCGGGAGAAACACCTGTTAAAGCAGATGCTGCCAAAGGGCAAGCCAGTTATGGGGCGGTTTGCGCCTCCTGCCATGCTGCTGATGGCAATTCAACCATTCCCCTGCAGCCTAAGCTGGCAGGGCAACACCCAGAGTATCTGGTCAAACAGCTGCGCGAGTTTAAAGACGGCAAGCGCAATGATCCGGTAATGAAGGGCTTTGCCGCGTCGCTGAGCGATGGTGATATGAAGAATATCTCCGCCTGGCTGCACACACAGGCCCCCAAGAATGGGTTCTCCAAGGACAAGGATTCGATTGCCCTGGGTGAGCGCATTTACCGTGGTGGTATTCAGGAGCGCCAGGTTGCGGCCTGCGCTGGCTGCCACAGTCCCAACGGTGCAGGCATTCCGGCCCAGTACCCGCGTTTGTCAGGTCAGCATGCTGATTACACCGTTAAAACACTGATTGCTTTTCGCGAAGGCCAGCGCACCAATAGCATTCCCATGGTTCAGGTTGCTGCAAAGCTTAATGATCGCGAAATCAAGGCCGTGGCAGACTATATAGCTGGCTTGCGTTAA
- the yihA gene encoding ribosome biogenesis GTP-binding protein YihA/YsxC encodes MTHASPDTTAGNTHSLIDSKLAMGWMHTARFFTTAAQLNQLPPINVPEIAFVGRSNAGKSTAINTLTQQKQLAFASKKPGRTQHINLFSLGKQGVTDAILADLPGYGYAAVSREDKQRWQRVMLNYLMERESLTAVVLLCDPRLGLTELDEALLEAIRSRVEAGLKFLIVLTKADKLTRAEQAKILSITKLNAGGGEVRLFSALKKQGVDDVAQLLWHWCHPEGLPQAAPVAEATPANNAPAQNQP; translated from the coding sequence ATGACCCATGCTTCCCCGGATACCACAGCCGGAAATACACATTCTTTGATCGACAGCAAGCTTGCGATGGGCTGGATGCACACTGCGCGCTTCTTTACCACCGCAGCCCAGCTCAACCAGCTGCCTCCGATCAATGTGCCCGAGATCGCCTTTGTGGGCCGATCCAACGCCGGCAAGTCCACCGCCATCAACACGCTGACTCAGCAAAAGCAACTGGCCTTTGCCTCCAAGAAGCCCGGCCGCACCCAGCACATCAACCTGTTTTCCCTCGGTAAACAAGGTGTGACTGACGCGATACTGGCTGACTTGCCCGGCTACGGCTACGCCGCTGTGTCCCGCGAAGACAAGCAGCGCTGGCAGCGCGTGATGCTCAATTACTTGATGGAGCGCGAAAGCCTCACGGCCGTGGTGCTGCTGTGCGATCCACGCCTGGGCCTGACTGAGCTGGATGAAGCCCTGCTCGAAGCCATCCGGTCCCGCGTCGAAGCCGGCCTGAAGTTCCTGATCGTGCTGACCAAGGCCGACAAGCTGACCCGCGCCGAGCAGGCCAAGATTCTCTCCATCACCAAGCTCAATGCAGGCGGCGGTGAGGTGCGTTTGTTCTCTGCCCTCAAAAAGCAGGGTGTGGACGACGTGGCCCAGTTGCTGTGGCACTGGTGCCACCCCGAGGGATTGCCCCAGGCAGCTCCCGTCGCCGAAGCGACGCCTGCAAACAACGCCCCTGCGCAAAATCAGCCCTAG